The following coding sequences lie in one Thermodesulfobacteriota bacterium genomic window:
- a CDS encoding 4Fe-4S binding protein, with the protein MTPLLLPLLTVDPRRCTACGQCVRVCPQGIPVPGPGGLPQADPGGADRCIR; encoded by the coding sequence ATGACCCCCCTTCTGCTTCCCCTCCTGACCGTCGACCCCCGCCGGTGCACCGCCTGCGGCCAGTGCGTCCGGGTCTGTCCCCAGGGGATCCCGGTACCGGGCCCCGGGGGGCTCCCCCAGGCCGACCCCGGGGGGGCCGACCGGTGCATCCGGT